The following proteins are co-located in the Trichormus variabilis 0441 genome:
- a CDS encoding phycobilisome linker polypeptide — translation MAITAAASRLGTEPFSDAPKVELRPKASREEVELVIRAVYRHVLGNDYILASERLVSAESLLRDGNLTVREFVRSVAKSELYKKKFFYNSFQTRLIELNYKHLLGRAPYDESEVVYHLDLYQNKGYDAEIDSYIDSWEYQSNFGDNVVPYYRGFETQVGQKTAGFNRIFRLYRGYANSDRAQVEGTRSRLAQELASNKASTIVGPSGSNDSWGFRASADVAPKRNLGNAVGEGDRVYRLEVTGIRSPGYPSVRRSSTVFIVPYERLSDKIQQVHKQGGKIVSVTSA, via the coding sequence ATGGCAATTACAGCAGCAGCATCTAGGCTGGGAACAGAGCCTTTTAGCGACGCACCTAAAGTAGAATTACGCCCCAAAGCTAGCAGAGAAGAAGTAGAGTTAGTAATTCGCGCCGTCTATCGGCACGTTTTGGGCAATGATTACATACTGGCATCAGAGCGCCTTGTAAGTGCAGAGTCTCTATTGAGAGATGGCAATCTGACAGTACGTGAATTTGTGCGTAGCGTTGCTAAATCAGAACTCTACAAAAAGAAATTTTTCTACAACAGCTTCCAAACTCGGCTAATCGAACTTAACTACAAACACCTGTTGGGTCGCGCGCCTTATGATGAGTCAGAAGTTGTTTACCACTTGGACTTGTACCAAAACAAAGGTTACGATGCCGAAATAGACTCCTACATAGATTCATGGGAGTATCAAAGCAACTTCGGTGATAACGTCGTTCCTTACTACCGTGGTTTTGAGACTCAAGTAGGACAGAAAACCGCAGGTTTTAACCGGATTTTCCGTTTATACCGTGGTTATGCTAACAGTGATCGCGCTCAAGTAGAAGGTACTAGGTCTCGATTAGCGCAGGAATTAGCTAGCAACAAAGCTTCTACAATCGTGGGGCCATCTGGAAGTAATGATAGTTGGGGTTTCCGGGCTTCAGCAGATGTAGCTCCCAAGAGAAACTTGGGTAATGCCGTAGGTGAAGGCGATCGCGTATATCGACTAGAAGTTACCGGAATCCGTAGTCCTGGCTACCCCAGTGTACGACGGAGTAGCACGGTATTCATAGTACCTTACGAGCGACTCTCTGACAAGATCCAGCAAGTTCACAAGCAAGGTGGCAAAATCGTTAGCGTCACCTCTGCGTAA
- a CDS encoding phycobilisome linker polypeptide — MFGQTTLGAGSVSSSASRVFRYEVVGLRQSSETDKNKYNIRNSGSVFITVPYSRMNEEYQRITRLGGKIVKIEQLVSTEA; from the coding sequence ATGTTCGGTCAAACCACACTTGGGGCTGGTAGCGTTTCTTCTTCTGCTAGTCGAGTATTTCGCTACGAAGTCGTAGGCTTGCGGCAAAGCTCAGAAACAGACAAAAACAAATACAATATCCGCAATAGCGGTAGTGTGTTTATCACAGTGCCATACAGCCGGATGAACGAAGAATACCAACGGATTACCCGTTTGGGTGGCAAAATCGTCAAGATTGAGCAATTGGTTTCCACAGAGGCATAA
- a CDS encoding HEAT repeat domain-containing protein translates to MIEPSVEEFPADNGPQLTPELAIANLQSSDLSLRYYAAWWIGKYRVKEGAAVDGLIAALEDEADRTELGGYPLRRNAARALGKLGDRKAVPGLIKCLDCPDFYVREAAAQSLEMLKDKAAAPALIKLLDGGVAQAVQVTGRPHLVQPYEAVLEALGAIGATDAIPLIQPFLKHPVSRVQCAAARAMYQLTQEPVYGELLVKVLEGNDLNLRRVALGDLGAIGYLAAAEAIANAKAENSFKLIALKGLLEHQMSAESNALSISDQAIRVMKLMDSLL, encoded by the coding sequence ATGATAGAACCCAGTGTGGAAGAATTTCCCGCAGACAACGGGCCACAGCTAACACCAGAACTAGCCATAGCTAATCTGCAATCATCAGACTTAAGTCTCCGCTATTATGCTGCTTGGTGGATAGGCAAGTATCGGGTGAAGGAAGGTGCTGCTGTTGATGGTTTAATTGCAGCCTTAGAGGATGAAGCCGATAGAACTGAACTTGGTGGTTATCCTTTGCGGCGCAATGCAGCCAGGGCATTAGGGAAATTGGGCGATCGTAAAGCCGTACCAGGCTTAATTAAGTGCTTGGATTGTCCTGACTTTTACGTGCGTGAAGCAGCAGCCCAATCTCTGGAAATGCTCAAAGATAAAGCAGCAGCACCAGCACTCATCAAATTACTGGATGGGGGAGTCGCACAGGCCGTGCAAGTAACAGGGCGACCTCATCTAGTCCAACCCTACGAAGCAGTATTAGAAGCGTTAGGAGCTATTGGTGCTACTGATGCCATTCCTCTGATTCAGCCATTTCTAAAGCATCCAGTCTCACGAGTGCAGTGCGCCGCAGCTAGAGCAATGTATCAACTGACACAAGAACCAGTATATGGAGAGCTGCTGGTAAAAGTGTTAGAAGGTAATGACCTCAACCTACGACGAGTTGCTTTGGGAGATTTGGGTGCAATTGGATACTTGGCAGCAGCAGAAGCGATCGCCAACGCCAAAGCCGAAAACAGCTTCAAACTCATAGCCCTCAAAGGATTGCTAGAACATCAGATGTCAGCAGAGTCAAACGCCCTCTCAATATCTGATCAAGCTATCCGGGTCATGAAGCTCATGGATTCATTGTTGTAG
- a CDS encoding HEAT repeat domain-containing protein: MTDELINGVALADTPEKLVKAVQELALAKDVAAIPTLIAVFGYNNPTAAAIASTALVQMGEVAVPHLLTQIDDYNYGARAYSIRTLAAIADPRALDVLIDAAATDFAPSVRRAAAKGLGNLHWHKLDFPDNQTAPKKALETLLFISQDAEWSIRYAAIVGLQGLVNIPDLQQPIHTRLKEMLVTDTEKAVRARILLAQSQ, translated from the coding sequence ATGACTGATGAACTAATTAATGGCGTTGCTCTGGCGGATACACCAGAGAAACTGGTAAAAGCAGTACAGGAATTGGCACTAGCCAAAGATGTAGCTGCAATTCCCACTTTAATAGCTGTGTTTGGTTATAACAACCCAACGGCAGCAGCAATCGCCTCTACTGCCTTGGTGCAGATGGGAGAAGTAGCAGTCCCCCATTTACTCACTCAAATAGATGACTATAACTATGGCGCACGGGCTTATTCGATTCGCACACTCGCGGCGATCGCTGATCCCCGTGCTTTAGATGTATTAATCGATGCTGCTGCTACAGACTTTGCTCCTAGTGTCCGCCGGGCTGCGGCTAAAGGATTAGGGAACTTACATTGGCACAAGCTAGATTTTCCCGACAACCAAACAGCACCCAAAAAAGCCTTGGAAACACTGCTGTTTATTTCTCAAGATGCAGAATGGTCGATTCGCTATGCAGCGATCGTCGGTCTGCAAGGTTTAGTAAACATACCCGATTTACAACAGCCCATCCATACTAGACTCAAAGAAATGCTGGTAACTGATACCGAAAAGGCAGTCCGCGCCCGCATTCTATTGGCTCAAAGTCAATAG
- a CDS encoding phycobilisome rod-core linker polypeptide, which yields MSIPLLEYAPSSQNQRVEGYEVPNEDTPTIYRLAAAIDDADVDAIIWAAYRQIFSEHLIIKSNRQSFLESQLRNRAINVRDFIRGLGKSEVYRTQVAELNSNYRLVDITLKRFLGRAAYNQDEEIAWSIVIGTQGLHGFIDALLDSDEYRENFGDDIVPYQRRRYKDRPFNLVNPRYNAYWRDRQTLTALGGRSFYNARTSGTLTKDDIRRAIPANFMALAGKILTPERNYQRTIASVTSQIKDIKIPDTSREVTTPEVTVKPVAVALPYRYIPGNKTT from the coding sequence ATGTCAATACCTCTGCTGGAATATGCACCTTCTTCACAAAACCAACGTGTAGAAGGTTACGAAGTACCAAACGAAGATACCCCAACTATTTATCGGTTAGCTGCGGCGATCGATGATGCCGATGTTGATGCCATTATTTGGGCAGCATATCGGCAAATTTTCAGCGAACACCTGATTATTAAAAGCAATCGTCAATCCTTCTTAGAATCTCAACTACGGAACCGGGCAATCAACGTCCGTGATTTTATCCGGGGATTGGGCAAATCAGAAGTTTACCGCACCCAGGTAGCAGAACTCAACTCCAACTACCGTTTAGTTGACATCACCTTAAAGCGGTTTTTGGGACGTGCAGCTTATAACCAAGATGAAGAAATCGCTTGGTCAATTGTCATTGGCACTCAGGGTTTACATGGTTTTATTGATGCTCTGTTAGACAGCGACGAGTATAGAGAAAACTTCGGTGATGACATCGTACCCTACCAACGCCGACGCTATAAAGACAGACCCTTTAACCTAGTTAACCCCCGGTATAACGCATATTGGCGCGATCGCCAAACCCTCACCGCCCTGGGAGGACGTTCCTTCTACAACGCCCGTACTTCTGGCACTTTAACAAAAGACGATATTCGTCGCGCCATTCCCGCCAACTTCATGGCATTGGCAGGTAAAATCCTCACCCCAGAACGGAACTACCAGCGCACCATCGCTTCCGTCACCTCCCAAATTAAAGATATAAAAATTCCTGACACCAGCCGCGAAGTAACAACCCCCGAAGTCACCGTTAAACCAGTGGCCGTAGCTTTGCCATATCGTTATATCCCTGGTAACAAGACCACTTGA
- a CDS encoding phycobilisome rod-core linker polypeptide, translating into MSIPLLEYKPSSQNQRVPGYEVPNEDTPRIYRIEDAAYDSELKEIIWATYRQVFSEHVILKFFRQGNLESQLKNRAISVRDFVRGLAKSEAFKTLVIKSNSNYRLVELALKRLLGRAPYNKDEEIAWSIKIATNGWDGFVDALLDSEEYQSNFGENIVPYQRRRYKDRPFNLVTPRYGNYWRDKLESERYIEGDIKNFLELAKSIEIKTVTFTPVSTANINIPDTTRNTTPTGIPISVNPSANFPVR; encoded by the coding sequence ATGTCAATCCCATTACTTGAATACAAACCCAGTTCTCAAAACCAGCGTGTTCCTGGGTACGAAGTTCCTAACGAAGATACCCCCAGAATCTACCGCATCGAAGATGCCGCCTACGATAGCGAACTCAAAGAAATCATTTGGGCTACTTATCGGCAAGTATTTAGCGAACACGTCATTTTGAAATTCTTCCGCCAGGGCAACCTAGAATCCCAACTGAAAAATCGGGCAATCAGCGTCCGCGACTTCGTTCGGGGTCTAGCAAAATCAGAGGCTTTCAAGACTTTAGTCATCAAGAGTAACTCTAATTACCGCCTTGTAGAATTAGCACTGAAACGCCTTTTGGGTCGTGCGCCTTATAATAAGGATGAAGAAATTGCATGGTCAATCAAGATAGCAACCAATGGTTGGGATGGCTTTGTTGATGCGCTGCTAGATTCGGAAGAATATCAGAGCAACTTCGGTGAGAACATAGTCCCCTACCAACGGCGACGCTACAAAGATAGACCCTTCAATCTAGTCACCCCACGCTACGGCAACTACTGGCGCGATAAGTTGGAAAGTGAGCGCTACATAGAAGGTGATATTAAGAATTTCTTGGAATTAGCTAAATCCATAGAAATTAAGACCGTCACCTTTACACCAGTCAGCACTGCCAATATTAACATTCCCGATACAACTCGGAACACCACACCAACAGGGATTCCCATCTCCGTAAATCCTAGCGCCAATTTCCCCGTGCGGTAA
- a CDS encoding phycobilisome rod-core linker polypeptide produces MALPLLEYKPTTQNQRVQSFGTADVNEDTPYIYRLEDANSPSEIEELIWAAYRQVFNEQEILKFNRQIGLETQLKNRSITVKDFIRGLAKSERFYQLVVTPNNNYRLVEMSLKRLLGRSPYNEEEKIAWSIQIASKGWGGFVDALIDSTEYEQAFGDNAVPYQRKRLTTDRPFSFTPRYGADYRDRAGIVRPGRMSNWNNSANQNYDGMAILGVLLAISTGLTFLFVLNWLGISSSF; encoded by the coding sequence ATGGCATTACCTTTATTGGAATACAAACCCACAACTCAAAATCAACGAGTTCAGAGTTTTGGGACGGCGGATGTCAATGAGGACACCCCTTATATCTACCGTCTAGAAGATGCCAACTCTCCCAGTGAAATTGAAGAACTGATTTGGGCTGCCTATCGCCAAGTCTTTAACGAACAAGAGATTCTCAAGTTCAACAGACAAATCGGCTTAGAAACCCAACTCAAAAATCGGTCAATCACAGTTAAGGATTTTATTCGGGGTTTAGCCAAGTCAGAGCGCTTTTATCAGCTAGTTGTTACACCCAACAACAACTATCGGCTGGTGGAAATGAGTCTCAAGCGGCTATTGGGACGCTCTCCCTATAACGAAGAAGAAAAAATTGCTTGGTCAATTCAAATTGCCAGCAAAGGTTGGGGAGGATTTGTTGATGCACTGATTGATAGTACAGAGTATGAACAAGCCTTCGGTGATAATGCCGTACCCTACCAACGCAAACGGTTGACTACAGACCGACCATTCAGCTTTACACCCCGTTATGGTGCAGATTACCGCGATCGCGCTGGTATTGTTAGACCAGGACGTATGAGTAACTGGAATAACAGCGCCAACCAAAATTATGATGGAATGGCAATATTAGGCGTATTGCTAGCCATCAGTACCGGACTGACTTTTCTATTCGTCCTAAATTGGTTGGGAATCAGTTCTAGCTTCTGA
- a CDS encoding phycobilisome rod-core linker polypeptide encodes MALPLLQYKPSSQNHRVASFGAADQNEDTPYIYRIEDVSSYTDIQNIIWASYRQVFSEHEILKFNRQKTLESQVKNGSISVRDFIRGLAKSEAFYRLVVSVNNNYRLVDITLKRLLGRSSYNKDEQIAWSIVIGTKGFSGFVDALIDSEEYTKNFGENIVPYQRKRMEGRPYNLVTPRYGEDFQEKAGTVQTDWRFTLDKFYSRKSQEKQLREGDPRKFADLAASVGNQGNYAQRISAFDIDYLNAVPNRTRR; translated from the coding sequence ATGGCATTGCCATTACTCCAATACAAACCAAGCTCTCAAAATCACCGGGTTGCCAGCTTTGGTGCGGCTGACCAAAATGAAGATACACCATACATCTATCGTATAGAAGATGTCAGCTCATACACTGATATTCAAAACATCATTTGGGCTTCCTATCGCCAAGTCTTCAGCGAACATGAAATCCTCAAATTCAACCGCCAAAAAACTCTGGAATCCCAGGTGAAGAACGGTTCTATTTCCGTCAGAGATTTCATTCGTGGTTTAGCTAAGTCTGAAGCTTTTTACCGTTTAGTAGTCTCAGTTAACAACAACTACCGCCTAGTTGACATCACTCTCAAGCGCCTGTTGGGTCGTTCTTCCTACAATAAAGACGAGCAAATTGCTTGGTCTATTGTTATCGGAACCAAAGGTTTTAGCGGTTTTGTTGATGCACTCATCGACAGTGAAGAGTACACCAAGAACTTTGGCGAAAACATCGTACCTTACCAACGCAAACGGATGGAAGGTCGCCCCTACAACTTGGTAACACCACGCTACGGCGAAGACTTCCAAGAAAAAGCAGGCACAGTTCAAACCGACTGGCGCTTTACCTTGGACAAATTCTACAGCCGCAAGTCCCAAGAAAAACAACTACGGGAAGGCGACCCTCGGAAGTTTGCAGATTTAGCAGCTTCAGTTGGTAACCAAGGTAACTACGCACAAAGAATCTCTGCTTTTGATATCGATTATCTAAATGCAGTGCCAAACCGTACCAGACGCTAA
- a CDS encoding class I SAM-dependent methyltransferase — MDNREYEQKYKIDVINFFDSRTSYDNDYTIRRALPLLELIPLKTGQKVLDLATGTGIIAIAAAEIVGSTGKVIGVDFSSGMLAQAEQKIKTLGWQNIELIKADAEYINFEDESFDVILCSTAIVYFQDIPAALGKWYRFLKKGGIVGFSCCSQESCEAPTLIKACAENDILLVNINEPTGTIEKCHHLMQAASFENIEVKTQQLGFYRSLEQAKRWNGGWFHPRENPLLNLSSAQMEKLQAEYCREIEAKATEQGVWYENLTFFVSGQKI, encoded by the coding sequence ATGGATAACAGAGAATACGAGCAAAAATATAAGATTGACGTAATCAACTTTTTCGACAGTAGAACCAGTTATGACAACGACTATACAATCCGTCGCGCTTTGCCTTTATTAGAACTGATTCCCTTAAAAACTGGGCAGAAAGTATTGGATTTGGCGACGGGGACGGGTATTATTGCGATCGCTGCTGCTGAAATTGTTGGTTCTACTGGCAAGGTAATTGGCGTAGATTTTTCTTCAGGAATGCTGGCTCAAGCGGAACAGAAGATTAAAACACTAGGGTGGCAAAATATCGAATTAATAAAAGCAGATGCCGAATACATCAACTTTGAAGATGAAAGTTTTGATGTCATTCTTTGTTCTACCGCGATCGTCTATTTCCAAGATATTCCGGCTGCTTTAGGTAAGTGGTATCGGTTTCTCAAAAAAGGTGGAATAGTAGGATTTTCTTGCTGTTCTCAAGAGTCATGCGAAGCGCCAACTCTGATTAAAGCTTGTGCAGAAAATGATATTTTACTCGTTAATATCAATGAACCAACAGGTACTATCGAAAAGTGTCATCATCTCATGCAGGCGGCTAGTTTTGAAAATATTGAGGTGAAAACTCAGCAACTTGGTTTCTACCGCAGCCTAGAGCAAGCTAAAAGATGGAATGGCGGATGGTTCCACCCTAGAGAAAATCCTTTATTGAATCTGTCATCAGCACAGATGGAAAAGTTGCAAGCAGAATATTGTCGAGAAATTGAAGCGAAAGCGACAGAGCAAGGTGTTTGGTACGAAAATTTAACTTTTTTCGTCAGTGGTCAAAAAATATAG
- a CDS encoding HD domain-containing protein, whose amino-acid sequence MMEIALMQTAENFLYYQWQQTLQHFSVDKTSATQVFTHLIQAYSSPHRHYHTLKHISCVLQTIQTLGTYAQDLARVELAAWFHDVIYDTQAQDNEEKSSDYAGEALQSLGIPLSCITKVKRLILSTKHHQADDIDSQVLLDADLAILATNPVDYQEYAHAIRQEYAWVSETDYVQGRTRVLEKFLQRQRIYFTPLMYELAEESARANLQAEIKHLMSRDIPCNVSTSFIGCNFIEN is encoded by the coding sequence ATGATGGAAATTGCTCTGATGCAGACAGCAGAAAATTTTCTATATTACCAATGGCAACAAACACTGCAACATTTCTCAGTGGACAAAACATCTGCCACCCAGGTATTTACGCACTTAATTCAAGCTTATTCTTCCCCTCATCGCCATTACCACACGCTAAAGCATATTAGTTGTGTTCTCCAGACGATCCAAACTTTAGGAACTTACGCTCAAGACTTGGCTAGGGTGGAACTTGCGGCTTGGTTCCATGATGTAATTTATGATACTCAAGCCCAAGATAATGAAGAAAAAAGCTCTGACTATGCTGGTGAAGCACTCCAGAGTTTAGGCATTCCCCTCAGTTGCATAACCAAAGTGAAGCGCCTCATTCTCAGCACCAAGCATCACCAAGCTGATGATATTGATAGTCAGGTTTTATTAGATGCCGATTTGGCAATTTTGGCGACTAACCCAGTAGATTATCAAGAATATGCTCACGCCATCCGTCAAGAATATGCTTGGGTGTCAGAAACTGATTATGTTCAAGGACGGACACGAGTTTTAGAAAAATTTTTGCAAAGACAGCGTATATATTTCACACCTTTGATGTATGAACTTGCTGAAGAATCTGCTAGAGCTAATTTACAAGCAGAAATTAAACATTTAATGAGTAGAGACATTCCATGCAACGTCTCTACATCATTTATTGGGTGCAACTTCATAGAGAACTAG